The genomic region AATGGCGGTTCCCAGAGAGGGGTTGCCGATCCGCACGGTGTCTTTGGGCAAACCTGCGGTGTTCTCTGCACCAGAGCAGGCCACCATCAAAACCAGGCTTGCGCCCAGAATCCAATTTCGCATGGGAACAGTGTACCTGTTTTTTCTGAGGGTTCCGGGAGAAAAAACAAGACCCGCATGAAGGAGTGCTGGAGGAGGGAATTCCCCTTCAAGCGATCAGCCATCAACCAGAAAGAAAGTTTTCTGGCTGCCTTTTGAGCCTCAACTCGGAATGGACATTCACTTTTCATCTTTTTGTTTTGCTGTTGTCGAAAGCAAGAGCTGCTGGATGAGCTTTTTGCTGACTCCTGACGGCTGATCGCTGAACGCTTTCTCAAATGACATGCCAAAAGCAGGGCTTTGCGGTGACCCTGTCAAAAGGTGCCTGTTCTCTGTTGCAACGGCTTTTAAGAGGATATAATTCCGCCATGATCACAAGTTGGAAGGTTGGACAGGACCTTTATGGTTATCAAGTCACTCGCATCACACCGGTTCCCGATTTGCATGGCACCCTGATCGAATTGCGCCATGCCTCTGGGGCCAAGCACATTCACATTGAACGGGACGATCCCAACCTCACTTTCATGGTGAGCTTCAAAACCATTCCCACCGACGACACTGGGGTGGCGCACATTCTGGAGCACCTTGTGCTGGGTGGCAGCGAGAAATATCCGGTCAAAGACCCTTTCTTCATGATGTTGCCCCGTTCCCTGAACACCTTCATGAACGCCCTGACCGGGGACGACCTCACCATGTATCCGTTCTCGACCCGCAACCACAAGGATTTCTTCAATTTGCTGTCCCTGTATCTGGATGCGGTGTTTTTCCCCAATCTGGACCCCCTCAAATTCAAACGGGAAGCCCACCGTTTTGAGTACAGCGACCCCTCCAATCCAGAGTCGGATTTGACCGTTCAGGGCGTGGTGTACAACGAGATGAAAGGCACCCGCGCCGACGCCAACTCCCAGTTCAACAACCTGCTGGGCAAGGCTTTGTACCCGGACCTCACCTATTCCAAGGACTCTGGCGGAGATCCCGCTGCCATTGTGAACCTCACCTACGAGCAACTGAAAAGCTTCCATGCCCGGTACTACCACCCGAGCAACGCTTACTTTTACACCTATGGCAACAGCGACCTGACCGAAATCCTGAAAAACATCGATGCGTGGGCACTCGGACGCTTTCAGGCAGAGCCTTTCGAGGCCGAAATCGGAGTGCAAAAGCCTTTTGAAACCCCTGTCACCGTGCGCGGTGCTTACCCGAGCAGCGACACCGACCACAAGTCCATTGTGGCCGTGGCATGGATGACCGCTCCAGCCACCGACCTGTACACCACCCTGAAGCTTTCGGTGCTGTCCAGTGTGCTGCTGGGCAACAGTGCAGCCCCCTTGCAGAAAGCCCTGATCGATTCTGGTCTGGGTCAAGCCCTTGCACCCGGCTCAGGGTTCAATGGAAGTTTCTCACAGACCCGCTTCGCAGCCGGACTCAGGGGCACCAACCCAGAGGATGCCCCAGCCATCGAAGCTCTGGTGCTGGAGGTGCTGCAAAATCTGGTCAAAGAGGGCATCCCTGCTGAACTGGTGGACAGTGCCATCCACAAAATTGAGCTGTACCGCAAACACGTCTCCAACTCTGGCTACCCTTACAGCCTGAAAGTGGTGTTCAGCTTCCTGTCCGAGTGGATGTATGGCGCTGATCCTGTGGAGGCCCTCAACTTCAACCATCACATGGAGCGCTTGCAGCAAGACCGCCAGAGTGGCCCGGTGCTGGAAAACCTGATCCAGAGTGAACTGCTGGACAACCCCCACCGTGCCCTGATTGTGCTGGAAGCCAGCACCACGCAGGCTCAGGAGGAAGCTGCCATTGAACAGGCATACATTGAGCAGGCAAAGTCTGCGCTGAATCCAGAGAAGCAACAGCAGATTGTGGATGAGGCCCTGCAAGTGCTGTCCTTGCAAGACGATCCCGGCGACATCAGCGTGCTCCCTGACCTTGAACTCTCGGATGTGAACACACAGGTTCCAGAGGTCCCTTACCAGACGGTACAGCAAGCAGGCACCACGGTGGCTCTGGTGCCTCAACCCACCAACGGTCTGGTGTACGTGGATGTGCTCTTGCACACCAACCACCTGAGCGACGCCCAGAAAGACCTTCTGAATGTGCTGTCCACTGCGGTCACCCGCTCTGGGGCCGGAGACCGCGACGATGTGGAACTGGCCCGCCATCTGGAGGCCGTGACCGGCGGAGTGTCTGCCACTCTGGGGGTCAATGCCCGTCCAGAGAACAGCTTCGATGCTGCAGAAACCCTCACCCTGAGTGGCAAAGCACTGGTTCGCAACCAGAGCGCCCTGCTGTCCGTGATCCGGGACATGCTTTTCGCCCCTCGCTTCACTCCAGCCCGCCTGCGCCAACTGGTGAAACAGCAACTGGTGGCTCTGGAATCGGGCATCACCCGCTCAGGTCATGCTTTTGCGACACGGGTGGCTGCCAGCCAGCT from Deinococcus misasensis DSM 22328 harbors:
- a CDS encoding insulinase family protein translates to MITSWKVGQDLYGYQVTRITPVPDLHGTLIELRHASGAKHIHIERDDPNLTFMVSFKTIPTDDTGVAHILEHLVLGGSEKYPVKDPFFMMLPRSLNTFMNALTGDDLTMYPFSTRNHKDFFNLLSLYLDAVFFPNLDPLKFKREAHRFEYSDPSNPESDLTVQGVVYNEMKGTRADANSQFNNLLGKALYPDLTYSKDSGGDPAAIVNLTYEQLKSFHARYYHPSNAYFYTYGNSDLTEILKNIDAWALGRFQAEPFEAEIGVQKPFETPVTVRGAYPSSDTDHKSIVAVAWMTAPATDLYTTLKLSVLSSVLLGNSAAPLQKALIDSGLGQALAPGSGFNGSFSQTRFAAGLRGTNPEDAPAIEALVLEVLQNLVKEGIPAELVDSAIHKIELYRKHVSNSGYPYSLKVVFSFLSEWMYGADPVEALNFNHHMERLQQDRQSGPVLENLIQSELLDNPHRALIVLEASTTQAQEEAAIEQAYIEQAKSALNPEKQQQIVDEALQVLSLQDDPGDISVLPDLELSDVNTQVPEVPYQTVQQAGTTVALVPQPTNGLVYVDVLLHTNHLSDAQKDLLNVLSTAVTRSGAGDRDDVELARHLEAVTGGVSATLGVNARPENSFDAAETLTLSGKALVRNQSALLSVIRDMLFAPRFTPARLRQLVKQQLVALESGITRSGHAFATRVAASQLSPVVALRERQLGLSQLEVLRKYTSATDTELETLLSEFQQMLQEALKSGLHICITAEESQLPELLQEAQQLFTVEAQDVQATPLQTQPLQPVARLTESLVSFNAMSFKGVPYTHPDSGALYVLGQILTDAYLIPEIREKGGAYGAFSSYDAQVGMFSLATYRDPQLSRSYRVFKEVLEKVHAGELEARHLKEGILSACSALDPLTSPDIIGSARVFGDLGGFTRDRQEAFRASVVSTTLEDLARVAQTYLKPELAAYATVTSSTLLHAQSDLPVPFVEQNI